DNA sequence from the Streptomyces tsukubensis genome:
GGAACCTCCCCGTCCGGCGCGGGCGGCCCGGTGGGGCTCGCCGCCGTCCCGTCCGCCGCCTCGTGCGCGAGGGCGTCGAAGTCGACCCGGCCGGTCGCCTCCAGCATGGTGATGTGGTCCAGCACGGTCTGGTTGGCGTCGGTCGCCAGGTGGCGGATCAGGGTGTTGCGCGTGGTGTGCCGGACCTGGGCGACCAGGGCGAACACCTTGCCGTGCGCGATGCGCAGCAGATTGGCGAACTTGCGCTCGTACTCCGCGCCGCGGGCCGCCGACAGCTCCCGCAGCCATCCCTGCTGCTGCTCGTTGGGCTGGTTCGGCAGCTCGACACCCAGCTTCGCCGCCACGTCCCGGGCCCGGGCGTCCAGATCGGCGTGGCCGACCACCAGATGGTCGCCCGCGTCCCTGATCGCCTGCGTCGGGGCCCGTTCGACGGCCTGCTGTCCGGCGGGCAGCTCCCACAGCCCGGCGAGCCGGACCCGGACCAGGAAGTCACGGTCGGTCGCCGACAGCGGACCCCACCGGGTCGGGACGCTGGAGGAGTCGAGCCGGTCCCGGCCGGTCCCCGAGCGGTCCGCGTACGACCACACCGGGAACAGCAGGGCCCCCACGGTGGCGACGATGCCCGCGATGATCAGAACCGTCCCGTTGATGTGCCGCACCACATCTGCCTCCCCAGCCGGTGTGCCCGTGGCCGACCACCGCCCGCGGACGGGATACCGCCGCGGATTCGATGCCGGTGAGGGATACGTAACGCGGCCCGCGCACGTTCATCACCGGTCCACCACGGATCCGGTACGCGGCCGAGGGCCCCGGACCCGGAGGGCGGCGCGGCTTCCAGGGTCCGGCTTCTACGGCGCGGCTTCTACGGCCCGGCCCGGGGCCCGCGGGTCACCGGGTCCGGAGGGCGGGATGGTCCGCGACGACCGTGGCGGAGCCTGCCGGGATCTCCGTGAACCCCGCATCCCGCACCACCGGCAGCCCGGCCGCGACCAGGGCCGCGAACCGCTCCCGCGGCGCCGTGCGGACGGCGAGCGCGAAGCCGTCCGCCTCCCACGCCTTGCGCTCCGTGTCGTTCAGCTCCCACCAGGCGAGCTGGGCGCCGTGCCCGGCCTGGGCCATCGCCTTGCCCGCCGACATCTCCACATCCGGATTGAGCCAGAGCACCGGCCGCAGTGGATCGGGGTCCGCCGGGGGCAGGGGATCGTCGAGTTCGGTGCCCGACACCTGAAGCTTCACCAGCTCCTTCGGCCAGCCGTCCAGCGGTACGGGCGGATAGACCCGCACCTCGGCCGCGGCACCGGTCACCGTGATACCGGGCAGCCCCCCGGCCCGCCGCCACTCCGCGCCGCGCGCCCGCCGCACCACCTTGCGGATCCGGGCGTCCTGCCAGTCCCGCATCGCCCGCGCCCACGCGCCGTCGCCGTGGGAACGCTCGTCGGCGAGGATCACGAGGACCGCGCGGGCAGCCGTCTCCAACGCGTCCGTACGGGCCGGGGGAGCGGTCTTCTCGATCCGGGCGACCAGCGGCAGCACGAACTGCCGGGCCTCGTCGCGGTCGGTGCTCTCGTGGCGGAAGGGGCTGTCGGTGCCATGGGATTCGCTGCTCACCCCGTCCAGTCTGCCAGCCCGGCCGATACCGGCCGCCCCGGGCGGGCGCAGGGTACGGGTCCGCCCCGGTCCCGGCCACCGGGCGCCCGGACCGAGGTCCGGAGCGGACGGTTCCCTGCCCCGGCAGTGCCTGTGGAAAGCCCGTGGACAGCCCGCGGAAAAGCCGGTGGCAGGGCCACCGGTCCGAAAATCTTGGCGGAATAGGCCCATCCGGGTGAGGATGCGGCGTATGAAGAGCGACCTTTTCTCCTCCGAGAGCCTGGCCCAGCCCGCGACGGCCCCGGGCATGACCCTCCAGAACGCCAAATCGGTCAAGTACACCGTCAACGGTGAGATGCACGCCCGCCAGGGCTCGATGATCGCCTTCCGGGGCAATCTCCAGTTCGAGCGCAAGAGCCAGGGCCTCGGCGGCATGCTGAAGCGCGCCGTGACCGGCGAGGGGCTGCCGCTGATGGTGGTCTCGGGGCAGGGCGAGGCCTGGTTCGCCCACGAGGCCGCGAACTGTTTCATCGTCGAGATCGAGCAGGGCGACGCGCTCACCGTCAACGGCCGCAACGTCCTCTGTTTCGACGCCACCCTCTCCTACGAGATCAAGACCGTGAAGGGCGCGGGCATGACCGGCGGCGGCCTCTTCAACAGCGTCTTCACCGGTTACGGCAAGCTCGCCGTGATGTGCGAGGGCACCCCGATCGTGATCCCCGTCTCGCCCCAGCAGCCCGTCTACGCCGACACGGACGCCGTCGTCGGCTGGAGCGCGAGCCTCCAGACGTCCCTGCACCGCTCGCAGTCGGTCGGCTCGATGATCCGCGGCGGCTCCGGCGAGGCCGTGCAGCTCAAGCTCGAAGGCGAGGGCTTCGTCATCGTCCGCCCGAGCGAACTGGTACCGCAGAAGACCGGCAACTGACGTACCGGTGGCACGGTGAGGTGCGCGGGGGGCCGGTTCCCGGGACCGGCCCCGGCGCCGCGCCGGAGGATCCCGGCCACGTACCCTGGGCCGTATGGACGCATCGTCGTACTGCGCGGGCAGCGGCACCGGCGGCGACCGGTCCCGGCCGGAGCCCGCAGCGGATCCCGGGCCGGACGCTTCGCCCCGTGCCGAGTGCGTTCTCTGCCGGGAACCCACCGAGTATCCGGAGTCGGTGAAGGGCATCACCCTCTGCCCGGTCTGCGAGTGGCAGGAAGCCCAGCGCACGGCCTGCTCGGGCTGACCGCGGCCGTCAGCGCCCGGCGCGCATCAGCTCCGACACCTTCACCATCCGGTAGCCGCGCTTCCGCAGCTCGGGCACGATCTTCCTGATCGCCGCCTCCGTCGTCGGGGCCGCGCTGCGGGTGCAGTGCAGCACCACCACCGACCCCGGGCGCACCCCTTCCAGCACCTGCTCGGCGACCGCGTCCGCGTCCGTCGCGAAGGCGTCCCCGCCGACCACGTCCCACTGCACCGCCGTCACACCGGCCGGGCCGAGCGCCCGCAGTGCCGCGTCGTCGTAGCAGCCGCCGGGGAAGCGGAAGTACGGCACCACCCGGCGGACGCCCGCCGTCCGGAACGCTGCGAAGGCCCGGTCCACATCGGCCTTCCTATCCCGCGCGGCCAGTACGGGCAGCCCGTAGCAGGGCTCCTTGAAGGCATGGTGGCTGTAGGAGTGGTTGGCCACCTCGAAGAGGGGGTCGTTGCCGATCGCCTTCGCCTGGTCCGGGTACTCCTCCGCCCAGCGGCCGGTCATGAAGACCGTCGAGGGGACGGAGAGCGTACGCAGGGTGTCGATGAGCGCGGGATGGTCGAAGCGTTCGCCGCGCGCGGCCCTCGGCCCCTGATCGGCGGTCATATCCGCGTCGAAGGTGAGGGCGACCGTCTTGGCCGACCGGTCGGCGGGCACCGCGGACCGGGAGAAGACGGGGGCCGCCCCGCCCGGTCCGGCGGCGAGGGTGGGCGCCCCCGCGCCGGACGGCGCGCCGGCCTTCGTACGCGCCGGGGCCGGGCCCGCCGGGGAACCCTGCTCTCCTGCGCAGCCCACGAGAACGGCACCGGCCATCGCCACGGCCGCGAACCAACGCACTCTGATCATCACAAAAGGGAACTTAAGTGATGATCGCGGCGAGGGGTGGTCGTATCGCCGCTGTGTCGGGATCCCGGCCGGACCGTCCACCCGAGCGGGTGCGCGAGCGGTCGGGGCGGTTCGGGCCCGGGGGCGGCCGACGCCCGGCCGGAGGGCGTCCCTCCCTCCGGCCGGACGGGTTCACCGGCCCTTGCGGGCGGCTCCCTGCACGCCTGCCCCCGGGCCCGGGCGGCCATGCGCGGCGTGCGGAAGTACGCCGGGGCGCCCCGGGCGGGATGCGCGCCCCGGGGCTTTCCTCAGGGGTGGGTCAGTCGTGCCAGGGGCCCGTGATCGCGAACGTCGTGCCCGGGCGGTAGCAGTTGACGTACATCGTCTCGCCGTCCGGGGAGAACACCACCCCCGCGAACTCGCCCCACTCGGGCAGCTCGGGAGTGCCGATGTTCTGCCGGTTGCGGGCCATCTCGTAGATCTCGCCGCGGCGCGACACACCGTAGACGTGCTGGGCGCCGTCGCCGTCCTCGCACAGCATCAGATTGCCGCCGGGGGCGAGGCAGATATTGTCCGGGGACTCGCCGGGCGTCTGGATATCGGTGTTCGGTCCGAAGACCACCACCAGGGTCACCCTGCGACGGTCCGGCTCGTACTTCCACACCTGGCCGAAGTGGTCGGCCGCGGCACCCTGGCGGGTGCGGGCGTAGCTGGAGACGAAGTAGACCGAACGCCCGCCCCACCAGGCGCCCTCCAGCTTCTGGGCGCGGGTGATGCCCTTGGGGCCGTAGTCCTGGGAGCGTACGGAGGTCTGCACCGCCTGGCTGTCGGGCACCGGCACCCACTCGACCCGGTCGAACGACGTCCCGGGCTCGGTGACCGCGGAGAGGTCGGGCACTCCGGGTACCCGCATGGCCTCCAGCTCGCCGCCCGCGTGCAGCGACCCGCGGCCGCCGAGGGGGCGTTCGGGGAGGAAGCGGTAGAAGAGGCCGAAGGGGTTGCGGGCGTCTTCGGTCTCGTAGACGATCCCGGTCCGCGGGTCGACCGCGACCGCCTCGTGGTCGAACCGGCCCATCGCGGTCAGCGGTACGGCGCCGGATCCGAACGGGTCGGCGCCGTCGACCTCGAAGACGAAGCCGTGGTCCTTGGTGTAGCCGTTGGTCCCGGCGCGGCTCTCGTCCTCCTCGCAGGTCAGCCAGGTGCCCCAGGGGCTGG
Encoded proteins:
- a CDS encoding AIM24 family protein, with protein sequence MKSDLFSSESLAQPATAPGMTLQNAKSVKYTVNGEMHARQGSMIAFRGNLQFERKSQGLGGMLKRAVTGEGLPLMVVSGQGEAWFAHEAANCFIVEIEQGDALTVNGRNVLCFDATLSYEIKTVKGAGMTGGGLFNSVFTGYGKLAVMCEGTPIVIPVSPQQPVYADTDAVVGWSASLQTSLHRSQSVGSMIRGGSGEAVQLKLEGEGFVIVRPSELVPQKTGN
- a CDS encoding polysaccharide deacetylase family protein, with the protein product MIRVRWFAAVAMAGAVLVGCAGEQGSPAGPAPARTKAGAPSGAGAPTLAAGPGGAAPVFSRSAVPADRSAKTVALTFDADMTADQGPRAARGERFDHPALIDTLRTLSVPSTVFMTGRWAEEYPDQAKAIGNDPLFEVANHSYSHHAFKEPCYGLPVLAARDRKADVDRAFAAFRTAGVRRVVPYFRFPGGCYDDAALRALGPAGVTAVQWDVVGGDAFATDADAVAEQVLEGVRPGSVVVLHCTRSAAPTTEAAIRKIVPELRKRGYRMVKVSELMRAGR
- a CDS encoding alkaline phosphatase PhoX translates to MPETTRRSVLARTGALGASVAFAGALSELFASTAAAHGRGGYGPLVPDPAGLLDLPAGFRYRVLSREGEPLRSGEGLVPGNHDGMAAFRGRRGRVHLVRNHENDPRDPLPVPAVPGLTYDPAATGGCTVLELDSDGDVLSERVAIAGTAVNCAGGPSPWGTWLTCEEDESRAGTNGYTKDHGFVFEVDGADPFGSGAVPLTAMGRFDHEAVAVDPRTGIVYETEDARNPFGLFYRFLPERPLGGRGSLHAGGELEAMRVPGVPDLSAVTEPGTSFDRVEWVPVPDSQAVQTSVRSQDYGPKGITRAQKLEGAWWGGRSVYFVSSYARTRQGAAADHFGQVWKYEPDRRRVTLVVVFGPNTDIQTPGESPDNICLAPGGNLMLCEDGDGAQHVYGVSRRGEIYEMARNRQNIGTPELPEWGEFAGVVFSPDGETMYVNCYRPGTTFAITGPWHD
- a CDS encoding DUF4142 domain-containing protein, whose amino-acid sequence is MRHINGTVLIIAGIVATVGALLFPVWSYADRSGTGRDRLDSSSVPTRWGPLSATDRDFLVRVRLAGLWELPAGQQAVERAPTQAIRDAGDHLVVGHADLDARARDVAAKLGVELPNQPNEQQQGWLRELSAARGAEYERKFANLLRIAHGKVFALVAQVRHTTRNTLIRHLATDANQTVLDHITMLEATGRVDFDALAHEAADGTAASPTGPPAPDGEVPAAPDPAVPSGDLSYTSRPSPRPGPPTAIDTARPAPPTP
- a CDS encoding aminoacyl-tRNA hydrolase, with the translated sequence MSSESHGTDSPFRHESTDRDEARQFVLPLVARIEKTAPPARTDALETAARAVLVILADERSHGDGAWARAMRDWQDARIRKVVRRARGAEWRRAGGLPGITVTGAAAEVRVYPPVPLDGWPKELVKLQVSGTELDDPLPPADPDPLRPVLWLNPDVEMSAGKAMAQAGHGAQLAWWELNDTERKAWEADGFALAVRTAPRERFAALVAAGLPVVRDAGFTEIPAGSATVVADHPALRTR